In Weissella tructae, the DNA window TTTTTCCTCGGGAATTAGCAGTGGATCAAACTCATTTTGGATAGATTGTATATCAATTTTAGATGCGTTTCCCAATACGCCATCAAATAATCCCATTTCTTGTCTCCTCGTGTAGCTTTTAACGTCAATCCTACCTGGACGTATATGTCTGTTACCTAATGAAAATACTCATGTTCAATATAGGTGTGAAGATAACTTCATTATATCAAGAATATAGGAGGTGGAAAGATGGAATGGGCAAGATGGGTAGGATGAATTTACAAGTCCAGACAGAAAAACACCCTGATAGGAGTGGCGTGAATACGCTACCTATATCAGGGTGTTTTGAGTTGATGCGGGACTTGTCGTTAAGAATGCCTCTACATCAACGTTTATAGTCTTAATCGCGATTAATCATGATGAACATTGGCAAGATCAAAGGACGACGGTGTGTCTTTTCAAACATAAAGCGTTGTAAGTGTGAAACAACGGCATTACGTAGGCTATGTTCGCTTGCGTTTGGTTCGCGCATTGCGCCGAGCAAAGCATGGAAGATTTCCTTGCGACCTTCATTGATTAGTTCTTCTGATTCACGCATGTAGATAAATCCACGAGACAAGATATCAGGACCAGCAGTGATTTCTTGGTTCTTTAGGTCGATTGTTGCAACAACAACGACAAGACCATCTTGTGACAACATCTTACGATCACGCAAGACAGCTGCACCAATGTCACCAATTCCATTACCGTCGACATACGTATCTTCAGCAGGGAAGTGATCAGCTACACGAGCAGAGTCTGCTGTTAGCGCTAAGACATCTCCATTGTCCAATACGAATGTGTTATCTGGATCAACACCTACATCATGAGCCAAACCTTCATGGACCTTCAACATACGGTATTCACCGTGGACAGGCATGAAGTACTTTGGCTTAATCAATGACAACATTAACTTTTGTTCTTCTTGTCCACCGTGACCAGAAGCGTGAATGTTATTGATTTTTCCGTGGATAACTGTTGCACCAGCTTCTTCTAATTCGTTGATAACACGGTTCACTGAACTAGTGTTTCCAGGAATAGGAGAGCTAGAGAAGATAACAGTATCATCAGGTTGAATCTTGATTTGCTTGTGTGTTCCGTTAGCGATACGTGCTAGCGCAGCCATTGGTTCACCTTGAGATCCAGTAGACAAAATCAAGACTTCATTTGGTGGTAACTTGTTAATTTCGTGTGCATCAATCAGCATTTCATTAGGGATATCAAGATATCCTAATTCCATACCGTTCTTAACGGCACTTTCCATTGAACGACCGAACACAGCAATCTTACGACCGTGTGATAGGGCTGATTCAACAGCCATTTGAACACGAGACATGTTTGATGCGAAAGTAGCAAAGATAATACGACCTTCAATTTCATCAAATAGCTTGTTGATGGTTTTCCCAACCCATCGTTCAGACTTTGAAAATTCGTCTTTTTCAGCGTTTGTTGAATCTGACATCATCAACAAGACACCTTCAGAACCGATACGCGCCATCTTTTGTAGATTAGGCAATTGGTTCGTCGTAGGGGTCAAGTCAAACTTAAAGTCACCAGTCTCAACGATTGTTCCAACAGGTGTTTTAACGGCAACACCAAATGTGTCTGGAATAGAGTGTGTTGTACGGAAGAACTCAACAGACATATGTTCAAATTCAAGAATAGTGTCTTCATCGATTTCGTTCAACGTCACATCACGCAACATGTTACGTTCGTCCAACTTGTTACGAATCAAAGCCATGGCTAATGGTCCGGCGTAGACAGGAACGTTAACAGCATCCAAGAAGAAGTGGATAGCACCGATGTGGTCTTCGTGACCGTGCGTAATAACTAACGCCTTAATCTTGTCACGATTTTCCTTTAGAAAAGTGTAATCAGGAATAACATAGTCAATTCCCAATAACTCGTCTTCAGGAAACTTAACTCCGGCATCAATAATAATGATTTCATCACCATATTGAACACCGTAAGTGTTTTTCCCAACTTCGCCTAAGCCTCCCAGGGCATAGACGGCCACTTCGTCAGGACGAATGGCAAGTTCTGATTTATTCATAGTTTAAAACTCCATCAACTTAAAGTTGGGGCTTTGTTGTTCGTAAGCAAGTGCCTTTTCTGAAAGTTGTTCGATGTGTTCAATGTGGTGTGTTGTTTCTGATTCAACTTGCACACGTACTGTTGCTAGGTCAGCAGCGTCAACATACATAGATTGTGTTTCTTCACGCTTTGGGTTTTGAGTCTTTGTTTCTTGATAATATACTTTGAAAATCATAATGATTTCTCCTTTTAATAGTTGTTTGTATCGTACATACTTATTTTATTTATTCTAGCAGATTGCCTGCGCAATTACTAGTTTTGAGCTGTTTGTGAGTTAGAATAAATTTAGGGTGTTTTATAGATTACGGTGCTATGATAAGTATAGATCTGTTTAAGAATGAGTAGAAAGAGAGGGAATGAATGTGAATTGGATTTTTATTCTCCTAGCAGTAGGTGTTCTTCTTGTTTTTGCAGTCGTTCGTCTGATTAATCAACACGCGGCACAAGAACAATTACGTAGCTCCCAAACATTAGTGAATGATGCCATGCGAACGATATTGCCAAGTTTGAAAGCCAAACTAAAATTATCAGACGCTGGAATAGTACGTTCATCACTAGTTGCCGACGTATGGGGCCGAGGTATCTTAGCATTTGAATTTATTATGCCGGTTGATCAGCAAGTTGAACAAGATGTTATTTACTATGAACTGAGTACGATTTTAAAGTCTTACGCGACAGGCCATGATGTTGCTAAATTAGATGATAATTTACCGGCATTTGTTGTATCAGATATTTGGTATGACGAAACAGGCGATAATTTACATGTTGATATTGCACATGTGTTAAATGATGCGACTTATGCCTATTTAGCAGATTTAAAAAAAGTAAATGAATCTCAATATTAATGACAAAAACCGTGTATAATTAGTTTAATTAAAGCAAGGAGGCAATAAGAATGTATTTGATGAAAGATATTGTCCGTGATGGAGACCCTGTATTGCGCCAACAAGCCGCGCCAGTAAGTTTTCCACTTTCGGAAGAAGATGAAACAATTAGTGAAAATCTGATTGAATATTTGATTGCTAGTCAAGATCCTGACGAATCAGAAGAATTAGGTCTACGACCAGGTGTTGGAATTGCCGCACCACAAGTAGGTATTTCAAAGCAAATGACAGCGATTTTGATTCCAAATGATGACTTCGATGAAGAGCAAGAAGAATCAGATGAAAATGATCCGTATGTTTTTGCGGGGGTTATCTACAACCCAGTGATTACACGTCAATCAGTTAAACAAACAGCATTGGCAACGGGTGAAGGTTGTTTGTCTGTTGACGAAGACATTCCAGGATTTGTTGAACGTTCACAACGTATTACTGTGCGTTACCAAGATGAAGAAGGTGACACATACGAATTGAAGTTGAACGATTACCCAGCGATTGTCTTCCAACACGAGATTGATCATTTGCATGGAACATTGTTCTATGACCATATTGACAAGTCTCAACCTTGGGAACGTAATGAACGTACGAAGTACATCGGGTAAATTATATGGCTGATAAAAACTTTAATTATCCATTCTTATCAGGTTGGTCAACGGATGACGTTATCAAAGTAAGTCGTCTATACACATTAGTGTCTGACGCGTATGAAAAAAATGTGAATCGTGAACAACTATTAGCTGCCTATGATGATTTTAAGACGGTTGTACCGTCAAAATCAGAAGAAAAGCAATTAGATCGTAGCTTTGGTCAAGTATCAGGGTATTCAATCTATCGTACGGTTCAAACAGCACGTAATTTAACATTTAAGACGTTTAAAATGGAGCCTTAACATGCTGAGTTTGCAAACAATAGATATAACTGTTCAATCATGGATGGCGGAAATGCGTCAATTGGTCTTGCAAGAGCTAGAGAAACCACGTGAAATTTCCCATAAAAACGGGCCAAAAGATTTGGTAACAAATGTTGATCGGATCGTGGAAGAATTTTATGTAGAAAAAATTCATGCGCTGATGCCAAACGCACACATTATGAGTGAAGAAGGCTTCGGTGATGACGTAACGGATATGTCTGGTGATGTTTGGTTTGTTGATCCAATTGATGGGACGACCAATTTTGTTGCACAAAAAAACGAGTTTGCAAGTATGTTGGCTTGGTATCGTGATGGCGAGCCTATGCTAGCCTGGATTATGGATGTCATGGGAAATGAGTTGCTTCATGGTGGGCCTGAAGTAGGGGTCTACTTAAATGAACGGTTATTAA includes these proteins:
- the rnjA gene encoding ribonuclease J1; the protein is MNKSELAIRPDEVAVYALGGLGEVGKNTYGVQYGDEIIIIDAGVKFPEDELLGIDYVIPDYTFLKENRDKIKALVITHGHEDHIGAIHFFLDAVNVPVYAGPLAMALIRNKLDERNMLRDVTLNEIDEDTILEFEHMSVEFFRTTHSIPDTFGVAVKTPVGTIVETGDFKFDLTPTTNQLPNLQKMARIGSEGVLLMMSDSTNAEKDEFSKSERWVGKTINKLFDEIEGRIIFATFASNMSRVQMAVESALSHGRKIAVFGRSMESAVKNGMELGYLDIPNEMLIDAHEINKLPPNEVLILSTGSQGEPMAALARIANGTHKQIKIQPDDTVIFSSSPIPGNTSSVNRVINELEEAGATVIHGKINNIHASGHGGQEEQKLMLSLIKPKYFMPVHGEYRMLKVHEGLAHDVGVDPDNTFVLDNGDVLALTADSARVADHFPAEDTYVDGNGIGDIGAAVLRDRKMLSQDGLVVVVATIDLKNQEITAGPDILSRGFIYMRESEELINEGRKEIFHALLGAMREPNASEHSLRNAVVSHLQRFMFEKTHRRPLILPMFIMINRD
- a CDS encoding DNA-directed RNA polymerase subunit epsilon — protein: MIFKVYYQETKTQNPKREETQSMYVDAADLATVRVQVESETTHHIEHIEQLSEKALAYEQQSPNFKLMEF
- the def gene encoding peptide deformylase, whose translation is MYLMKDIVRDGDPVLRQQAAPVSFPLSEEDETISENLIEYLIASQDPDESEELGLRPGVGIAAPQVGISKQMTAILIPNDDFDEEQEESDENDPYVFAGVIYNPVITRQSVKQTALATGEGCLSVDEDIPGFVERSQRITVRYQDEEGDTYELKLNDYPAIVFQHEIDHLHGTLFYDHIDKSQPWERNERTKYIG
- a CDS encoding UPF0223 family protein, producing the protein MADKNFNYPFLSGWSTDDVIKVSRLYTLVSDAYEKNVNREQLLAAYDDFKTVVPSKSEEKQLDRSFGQVSGYSIYRTVQTARNLTFKTFKMEP
- a CDS encoding inositol monophosphatase family protein yields the protein MLSLQTIDITVQSWMAEMRQLVLQELEKPREISHKNGPKDLVTNVDRIVEEFYVEKIHALMPNAHIMSEEGFGDDVTDMSGDVWFVDPIDGTTNFVAQKNEFASMLAWYRDGEPMLAWIMDVMGNELLHGGPEVGVYLNERLLTKVPDMPLEEGLMVVSGGRLLRGELHIPEIAKASLGYRVYGSAGMTFLYMCTGRAIGYVTKMQPWDFAAGIMLAKALGFNVGTIDGDSLNMILSGTVLVATPLAFNQIISMND